The genomic region ATTACAGGTTTCAAATCTTCTACATCATTTCCATTATTCTCTCAacgtatattttgatgtatggTTACCATTACCCTTGTGTCATGATGAACGAGTGACATTATCAGCTTATTTTAATGGTGCAGCCCTGTCTGTTCTTGCATGGTACCTAGATTTTAGTGGCTTAATTGTTGGATAGGTTTTCAGCAGAAATGAGAAATTTGACTTGACATCTTTGCGCTTAGATTTTAACAATCATGAAACCATACCACGaggtttttgaaattttataaaccCTGATTCTTGTCTACGCATTAACCCTTGAGCATGTTGAATTTTGTCTGATTTTTTGTTGATCCCCGTAATCTTTACTGGTTCCACCAAGTTGACCCATTCTGGTTTCCATGAGAAGACAAATCTGATAAtacaaaatatagaaaatacagTTCCAAAAGTAATTATGGTTACTCTTTTTGAAGAGTGAAACTGCAGGCCTCACACATAGAACATGCTTATCCTTTTTGCCTACCTACCCTGCCAAACCAATGGACCTCCAACATGTTTGTGGAAACATTCTCTCTTTTAGATTCTTTTGGTTTCAACTAATTTCTACTAATGTCTGTAATTACTAACTCTTTCCAGGACACCTTCCCATTGGTATAATAGGCTTATGATCTCATGAAGCCTTTGAAACTTTGCTTTGCATTAGAATgtaatgtaaattaaattaatttacttcCTGTTTAACACATTTCTGTTTCATCCATAATTATCATACATGTCCTGTGTGTACCTTGACAGTATTGTGGCACATACACGCCCTGTATCATGTTGTTTCTTGTTAGGTTGCGACCATTTCTTTTAGATCCTATGCTCATGGCTGACAAAGTGACCTTCAAGATTAGTGTTTTCTTGGTGCTCCATTCCCCCacctcaaaacaaaaaataaaataaaggactTGTACGCATATTCAGTACTTGTGGTATTCATCCAGAAGTATGAACAAGCACTATCAAAAAAGAAAGCTTTAGGACATGAGTTATAATCATTGTTCTATTTACTTCTTCTCTCTATCCTCCCACTagaattaatttattcttatttacTCTCAATTTTTCTCTTTGTATTGTCACAGATTTTCCATTATATTGATAATAGGCGTAAGGTGCACAAAGAGGCCATAAACGTTTGTCAGAAAATTTTACAGCAGAAGCCAATTGACTGGAAACCCATATTTCGTAACAATTTATCACAACCAATTCATAATGTGGATTTGGTTGTTACAGTTGGTGGTGACGGTACTCTTTTGCAGGCCAGCCATTTCTTGGATGACTCAGTTCCAGTTCTAGGAGTTAATTCTGATCCTACACAAGCCGAAGAGGTTAGTTCATTTCTCTGGCCAAGCATTGAATTTTCTCCTTTAgaccaattttaaaattctcttGATGAtgttatcaattttttttatattgaatacatCTTAGTTGGAGATGCCatttattcttttgtttatttatatatatatatatatatatttttttttttttaggttgaAAAATTCAGCAATGAGTTTGATGCTACTAGAAGCACTGGCTATTTATGTGCAGCAACAGTAAAAAACTTCGAGCAAGTAaggatgtatatatatacagtgtaaaaaaggaaattaacaTATTTGGAGGGATATCACATCAGTTGTTGACGTTTGAAAAGgagtaaattttatgtttaagtttgAGAATAAGCCTCTTACTTAAAACTTGACAGTTTAAGAAGTTAAATGGGACCAAGTTCTGATCTTATATCAGTGTAGTTGGAACCAAACCAGCCGTTCAGACCAGTTGTACCAGGAACCGGCTGGTATACTGGTCCAGACAAAGGGATTGAACCGGACTTTGATTGAACTGTTCAAAACCGGTAAAAAACCAGAAACTAGGACAAAAAACCGGTGGTTGACTGTTGAACCGGTTTATaatctttaatatttatgaaattttcaattgttTATTGGTTATTGCTAGACCAGCGGTTAGACCGATTAAACCGGGAACTAGTGGTTTGACTAGTTCGATTACCAGTCCAATTTTTAACATGCTAATTTAAGCTTTACCATATTGCTATGCAAAGCATGTCTACTGGAATTCCCTTGTGTTTTTAGCATGATTAGGTTTTGCTGGAATTCTACAGCTTGGTTCTTTCACGAATTATATATGGGATAAGGCATGCTGTTACAATGAAGCTTGTTAAGGTAATTAtagatatttaacatttatttcaGGTGCTAGATGGCTTTCTAGAGGATCAGATAGTTCCTTCGAAGTTGTCAAGGATATCAGTATCTGTAAACTCAAAAGTTCTGCCTACATGTGCTCTTAATGATATCTTGATTGCTCACCCTTGTCCTGCAACTGTTTCCCGGTTCTCATTCAAGTAAGGAATTTTTACGCATAAGTCAAtatgcatttaaacataatgcTACATGCCTTAAAATCTTCCTTTTATGTATTGGCAGAATTAGAGGGGATGACGAAACATGTTCACCATTAGTGAATTGTCGATCAAGTGGTCTCAGAATCTCAACTGCGGCAGGATCAACAGCTGCCATGCACTCAGCGGGAGGATTTCCAATGCCTATTTTATCTAGGGATCTTCAATATATGGTAAGAGAGCCTATTTCACAGGGACCAGCCATTTCTCGCTTAATGCATGGTTTAATCAAGTCAGATCAGTCAATGGATGCTTCATGGTTTTCTAAAGAGGGTTTCGTATATTTTGATGGCTCTCATGTTTTCCACACTATCCAAAATGGGGACACCATAGAAATATCTTCCAAGGCCCCAGTTTTGCAAGTTGTCTTGCCTCATTTATCAACATAGAACTCTTGTAAAGAGCTGGCAAATGTTCATccgaaaaaaattaacatttttgaGCCATGACTAGTTCATAGCTCTTGTAAATACGAAAGAGACATGTAGAGAACCAATCTTTCATTTTCCACATAGAAAATTcaaatcttttcttctttgaaagCTACAAATGTCCACCGAGTTCGAGTATTATAGGGTAATACTCTACGGCTATCGCTTTAAATGAAAACTGTATGTTAGCATGTGGAGCCAAGCTAATGACTTGACGTTGATATCATATTCAGTCGTGTCTTTGAGTAAAATAGATAAATGTGAATGTTAATTGGCTGAACTGTCAGACATTTTGGTGGTACTTTGATGTTGAATCTTTGTAGCTGTAACATCTGTGGAGTCCatattatgcaaaaataaagataaacttTGAGTACTTTTTTACATTCATTCTTCCCCTCTCTGCCTTGTGGATATTAAACATTGGTGAATATATAAGTCTAGCTTTAGAGGGAATAGAACAGAAGAAGTATACATCACCCTGCAAAACGGGTTATGTTTCCATTATGTACCCCAACTTAATAGCCTCTTCACGTGAGTAACACACCTTGCCACAACttgaaaaccctttttttttccctcaaCATTTACTGGTCGATTTTGTTCCAGTTGTATGATTCACCtttcaaatgcaaaattatttgGTCTGTGTTTTCTATTGTATCAGACACTGATCTCCTCTAAGAGGAAGTAGCATAGAGCAAGTTTATTGTTGAATCAATCTTTACGTTTTATGTAGGAGATTTTAGCAAGAACTCAATCTGTAATCTAAAAATGTTGGTAGTATATTTACAATTTCCTGACATTTTTTCTTGGTACAAAGGAGGTCGAAGTTTACTGTTTGAAGATGAATGTATGAACAGAAACAAGTCTAAAATGAATGAGTTGAGGGATTAATGGTTTTATTTAGGTTTATCCTAAGGTATAATATCTTCTTTTACAATTCAACCCACTTCATATTTAGTAATGGGTCATCATGAAATTTActatataaattgttttaatagaTCTTTTTGTCTTGATCCTAAAGTGtcataaaatagtttaaatagaaataaaaactcAAGGCTGATATATATTTAGCAATCCTAACATGTTAGGAGATATTTTAAGGGCAACAACCCTTTTTGCTTTTTTGGCAATTAGGTGGCTCCAACTTATGATATTTTAGACTGTCTTTGTCTCAATCTTGTGGTTACTAATCAAAGCACAAAATCCAACTTCTTGTCATCAACCCAAACAGAAAACAATCTTTGCCACAAGCAGAGGTTTCTCATGTCGGAGACCAGACTCCTAGAAAGACGACAAATCTATGACCCTCACACAAACATTTCTCAATCAGTCAGAGTAAACACTAGCCACAAAAACAAATGTTAATTAAGAAAACACATGATGTGACATTGTCACTCCCCAAAACACTTCCTAAACCGAGGGCCCTCAGAAAATTCCATGCAAAAAGACTTGGGGAGTATTTCATGCAAAAGGGGCTCCTTCTAGATATTTTGCATATGgataataatttatcattaatttccttatcaaaaaattcatttttagaCTACACCTACGATGTTATGATTAGATTAAGTTCTTTTCTTCTCAACAATATCAATGGCGTCTTAATCTGCCAGTAGTTTCCAGCTATATTCTTGATATAAGGAAGAACAAAACTCTCATTACAGATTTTTATAGAATGTCCAAATGTtggatattttcttttcatcatgGTATGAGAAAAACAGTCTGTAAAGCTTAGCCACATAATTCATCAAACAAAAAGATCTTAGCACTCATCAAAACACTACAAATTGCTTCAAATTGACCTCAAATAAGTGCTGCTATAATGTCCTCTATCTTACAAGCTCCATCAAAGACTGAAACCGGCAATTCTGAAAAGATTATTTGGCAATGACAATGGGGGTACTAAtggtctttttcctttttcatgtcCTTGCTCCCCACCCAATATTTATAGATACATTAATTCGCTAGGGTTTAGAGCATGGTTTAATTGCCCTCTTTGTggcaaacaaaaaaattaatttggaaggTGAAGTTTACATTAACCACTACATTTCCAGCAAATTCTACTTCTATGTTCATGTCGGCAGCAACTTCATTCGTACAGTTACTATGCAAGTaggcaaagaaaaaaaaaaaaccaatgtGCTTCGTTCAATTTGTGGTACTGACATAACAACCGGAATATCAGCTTGCATTGCTGGTGAGCCACTTGATATGTCAAAAAGGACTAGAGGCTGAACTGTTCTGTCTCGCTGGCCATACATCCTCTCGAGGCCCTGGAGTTCTAGGAGAAAAAATAGATCAATCTGCAACATATAAGTTAACTGGATAGGGGGATAATTAAGGCAAAAATGACCTACAAATGAAATCATGATAGCCAGAaccaagaaaaaatatttactatttaaaggCTTTTAGTAGAGGGTTTTTCAGCTTGttcaatgttttattttagCACTTGACACAAGGTAGGCAGTTTTGTTATTACCAGAAGTTAACAAAAGAATGTGATTACCCTTTCGAATAGGACCTCTGCTATCCATCATGTTAGTAGTTGGATTTGTGAATGAATCAGGCTCATTTCTGGCATGGAAATTGTTTGCATGTTGGATGGTTGACCGTTTCAGTGATTGGTACTTGCTCCTCAATGGATCATACATTTCATCAACCTTTCTCTTCTATCTGAAATTAGGATATTTGGTGTTAGCAGGGTGCAAGAAGTATAAACTAAGCTTTGGCCAAAAGAACTAACATggtagaagaaaaaaatatagacTGGCCTTGAATTCTCAGAGAACTTTTCTTGGAGCTCTTGTTTCTCCTTTGACAGACTCTCAATTTCTTGCTCTATCATCTGACACCTCTTGCCCAAATTTTGATAAGCAGTATGCACCTGCTCCAGTTTCTCTGAGAACTTTTCTTGCATTGCCTCGCATTTTTGCCAGCACAGAGCTATTCTCTTCATCTTGTACTGAATTTCTAATTCCTTTTGCCTAATGTAAAACATCATACGTCTGTATGCACCCTTCAGCAATAAATTCATTAAGGAAATGCATGCCTAAAAGGTTATTTTCTCGTTGATCAGACTccattctctctctctcttggTTGTAAAATCTTTCAGATGAAACAAAACATtacaaaaactaatgaaatccTCTTCTCATTTTGTTTTGGTAGCTCTCAAGTTTCTACTGTCTGATACgagatttcaaaataaaaatagcacATGATTGCATGGTCCTTACTATAAAGGATACATATCGGTGGAGGCACACCAGCCATTGCC from Gossypium raimondii isolate GPD5lz chromosome 1, ASM2569854v1, whole genome shotgun sequence harbors:
- the LOC105776766 gene encoding NADH kinase isoform X1 produces the protein MARRKLLLLLKPFDVYQVTQSNAVSRFTNPQIFHYIDNRRKVHKEAINVCQKILQQKPIDWKPIFRNNLSQPIHNVDLVVTVGGDGTLLQASHFLDDSVPVLGVNSDPTQAEEVEKFSNEFDATRSTGYLCAATVKNFEQVLDGFLEDQIVPSKLSRISVSVNSKVLPTCALNDILIAHPCPATVSRFSFKIRGDDETCSPLVNCRSSGLRISTAAGSTAAMHSAGGFPMPILSRDLQYMVREPISQGPAISRLMHGLIKSDQSMDASWFSKEGFVYFDGSHVFHTIQNGDTIEISSKAPVLQVVLPHLST
- the LOC105776766 gene encoding NADH kinase isoform X2 → MARRKLLLLLKPFDVYQVTQSNAVSRFTNPQIFHYIDNRRKVHKEAINVCQKILQQKPIDWKPIFRNNLSQPIHNVDLVVTVGGDGTLLQASHFLDDSVPVLGVNSDPTQAEEVLDGFLEDQIVPSKLSRISVSVNSKVLPTCALNDILIAHPCPATVSRFSFKIRGDDETCSPLVNCRSSGLRISTAAGSTAAMHSAGGFPMPILSRDLQYMVREPISQGPAISRLMHGLIKSDQSMDASWFSKEGFVYFDGSHVFHTIQNGDTIEISSKAPVLQVVLPHLST